In Dyadobacter sp. NIV53, a single window of DNA contains:
- a CDS encoding DUF6984 family protein has protein sequence MREKRPIRQNERDLIEFLLKQINLDPKNYPVDELVDEYEDGKMGSISLGGDVDAYLEDLIQVEYVDSDETPVVITLTKDDRHHLLDLDFWKIDFSKLIEYPTPDKIILKS, from the coding sequence ATGAGAGAAAAAAGGCCCATAAGGCAGAATGAACGCGATCTGATTGAATTTTTATTAAAACAAATAAATCTTGACCCAAAGAATTATCCGGTTGATGAGCTCGTGGATGAATACGAGGATGGGAAAATGGGAAGTATCAGTCTGGGTGGCGATGTGGATGCTTATTTAGAAGATCTGATTCAGGTGGAATACGTTGATTCAGACGAAACTCCCGTAGTAATTACGCTAACAAAAGATGACAGGCATCACTTACTGGATCTGGATTTCTGGAAAATAGACTTTTCAAAACTGATAGAATACCCAACTCCTGATAAAATAATCTTGAAAAGTTAG